A DNA window from Sphingopyxis macrogoltabida contains the following coding sequences:
- a CDS encoding SUF system Fe-S cluster assembly protein gives MSEDRMIKVEEVTSVEAPPKARVEDVESAPEKLERKRDYLEGFLAAKPAEVAPGAVGGDLYEAVVNALKDIYDPEIPVNIYDLGLIYNVEIDEGHVLVTMTLTTPHCPVAESMPAEVELRVGAVPGVGDAEVNLVWDPPWSPENMSDEARLELGML, from the coding sequence ATGAGCGAGGATCGCATGATCAAGGTGGAAGAAGTCACGAGCGTCGAAGCGCCGCCCAAGGCGCGCGTCGAGGACGTCGAGAGCGCACCCGAGAAGCTCGAGCGCAAGCGCGACTATCTGGAAGGCTTTCTCGCGGCGAAACCCGCAGAGGTTGCGCCCGGTGCGGTCGGCGGCGACCTGTATGAAGCCGTGGTCAATGCGCTGAAGGATATTTACGATCCCGAAATCCCGGTGAATATCTACGACCTCGGCCTCATCTATAATGTCGAGATCGACGAAGGGCATGTCCTCGTCACCATGACGCTGACGACGCCGCATTGCCCCGTCGCGGAATCGATGCCCGCCGAAGTCGAACTGCGTGTCGGCGCGGTCCCCGGGGTCGGCGATGCCGAGGTTAATCTCGTCTGGGATCCGCCGTGGAGCCCCGAGAATATGAGCGACGAAGCGCGCCTCGAACTGGGGATGCTGTGA